A stretch of the Desulfitobacterium chlororespirans DSM 11544 genome encodes the following:
- a CDS encoding FadR/GntR family transcriptional regulator encodes MSIQKASRSTLVGQVTAQLEHMIESGQWQIGEKIPAEPELMDRFDVSRNTLREGIQALVHVGLLETRQGIGTTVKANSNFALALAKKVQKSNLYETLEVRLGLEREAAQLAAGKRTAEDLKHMEACLELCKEAAQSHEVGRFIEADIAFHKSVVKATHNTMFIEIYEHITDALQRSVDGVLRIRKPVNYENEIHTSLFQAIQAGDSQLALDSVNHYLENAKKSLSHLLNE; translated from the coding sequence GTGTCTATTCAAAAAGCGAGCAGATCCACTTTAGTGGGGCAGGTGACTGCCCAGCTGGAGCACATGATCGAAAGCGGGCAATGGCAGATTGGTGAAAAAATACCTGCGGAGCCGGAATTGATGGATAGGTTTGATGTAAGCAGAAATACCCTAAGAGAAGGAATTCAAGCCCTGGTTCATGTCGGTTTGCTTGAGACCCGTCAAGGAATCGGGACTACGGTAAAAGCCAACAGTAATTTTGCCCTGGCCTTGGCAAAGAAAGTTCAGAAAAGCAATCTTTATGAAACTTTAGAGGTTCGTTTAGGATTGGAGAGAGAGGCAGCTCAGCTGGCTGCCGGGAAAAGAACAGCAGAGGATTTGAAACACATGGAAGCTTGCCTTGAACTCTGCAAAGAAGCGGCCCAAAGCCATGAAGTGGGCCGATTTATAGAGGCGGATATTGCTTTTCATAAATCGGTGGTAAAAGCCACACATAATACAATGTTTATTGAAATCTACGAGCATATTACCGATGCTTTGCAGCGTTCGGTGGATGGGGTTTTGCGAATCAGAAAGCCTGTCAATTATGAAAACGAAATCCATACCAGCCTCTTTCAAGCCATTCAAGCCGGCGACTCCCAGTTGGCGTTGGATAGTGTCAATCATTATTTGGAGAACGCTAAGAAATCCCTGAGTCATCTGCTCAATGAATAA
- a CDS encoding metal-dependent transcriptional regulator, which translates to MTKLTFTMENYLEAVYELSEKGSGARLSDIAERLSVTKASTNRAMATLSEKGLITNEKYGEIFLTPEGRKLAKLTSNKHRILEKFFTKVLKLNADTAGVDACAIEHVISNDSIQAMEEFLRNYKG; encoded by the coding sequence ATGACAAAACTGACCTTTACCATGGAAAATTATTTGGAGGCAGTCTATGAACTTTCAGAGAAAGGAAGCGGCGCCAGGCTATCCGACATAGCCGAACGGCTCAGCGTTACCAAAGCCAGCACCAACAGAGCCATGGCAACCCTCTCTGAAAAGGGCCTGATTACTAATGAAAAGTATGGAGAGATCTTTTTAACTCCCGAAGGGCGAAAACTAGCCAAGCTTACCTCCAATAAGCATCGCATACTGGAAAAGTTTTTTACTAAGGTTTTGAAGCTGAACGCCGATACGGCCGGCGTGGATGCCTGTGCCATCGAACATGTAATCAGCAACGACTCCATACAAGCCATGGAGGAATTTCTGCGTAATTATAAGGGATAG
- a CDS encoding DUF523 domain-containing protein, with the protein MKILVSSCLLGHNCKYNGGNNLNPKVVDYLKDKKIMEICPEIMAGMGTPRACAEMVEGKIIDENGADVDALYRRGVALALRAIRDEEIDFAILQSRSPTCGVKTVYDGSFTGKLIAGQGLFAQALRDAGYRVMDAGDF; encoded by the coding sequence ATGAAGATACTGGTAAGCTCCTGCCTGCTGGGACACAACTGCAAATATAACGGCGGCAATAATTTAAACCCCAAAGTAGTCGATTATCTAAAGGACAAAAAAATTATGGAAATATGTCCGGAGATAATGGCGGGCATGGGAACCCCCAGGGCCTGTGCAGAGATGGTGGAGGGGAAAATAATCGACGAAAACGGAGCCGATGTGGACGCGTTATATCGCCGGGGAGTGGCATTGGCTTTAAGGGCTATCAGGGATGAAGAAATAGACTTCGCCATCCTCCAATCACGAAGCCCGACTTGTGGCGTAAAGACAGTATATGATGGGAGCTTTACGGGGAAGCTCATTGCAGGTCAGGGACTATTTGCTCAGGCATTAAGGGATGCAGGGTATCGGGTGATGGATGCCGGAGACTTCTGA
- a CDS encoding CynX/NimT family MFS transporter yields MNQLSTKPIQHSSSPNRTALILILGIALLAANLRAPLTSVGPLVSLMRDSLHISNTLAGMMTTLPLFAFALFSPLVPGLARRFGIERVLFGSIVILAVGILLRSWSGSFGLFLGTAILGLSISVGNVLIPSLIKREFPRQVGVMTGVYTVSMNTFAALASGISIPLAVGLGLGWTGALRIWAVLSLIAMFCWIPQLRRNSQGSSAAGESIIREAKAETHRRSEEVKHRNRAQGADVKSINMWKSPLAWQVTLYMGLQSMVFYCMVAWLPDILIQAGMNSGQAGWMLSLMQLALIPMTFVGSVLAGRKASQHSLVTFGSVCVIIGLSGLILWGGSGLTFLWIIILGIGGGFTFSLAMMLFSLRTENADEAARLSGMAQSIGYLLAAFGPMFFGYLHDLTANWTMPLIILIAVAVLCWVTGFCASGDRYISATVKNRGGRL; encoded by the coding sequence ATGAATCAGTTAAGCACTAAACCAATACAGCATTCATCTTCGCCAAATAGAACAGCCCTAATCTTGATCCTGGGAATCGCCCTGCTCGCAGCCAATCTGCGGGCACCCTTGACTTCAGTTGGACCTTTGGTCAGCTTAATGCGCGACAGCCTGCATATTTCCAACACCTTAGCGGGTATGATGACCACCCTGCCCCTGTTTGCCTTCGCTTTGTTTTCTCCCCTTGTTCCCGGACTGGCCCGCAGATTTGGGATAGAACGGGTGTTGTTTGGCTCCATTGTCATTCTTGCCGTTGGAATTCTTCTGCGTTCCTGGTCGGGAAGTTTCGGTTTGTTTCTGGGAACGGCAATTCTGGGACTTTCCATTTCAGTGGGCAATGTATTGATACCAAGTCTAATAAAAAGAGAGTTTCCCAGACAGGTCGGAGTGATGACGGGTGTCTACACCGTCTCGATGAATACCTTTGCCGCACTGGCCTCCGGTATCAGTATTCCCTTAGCGGTGGGCTTGGGCTTAGGATGGACCGGGGCCTTAAGGATCTGGGCGGTACTTAGCCTGATCGCCATGTTCTGCTGGATTCCCCAGTTAAGGCGGAACAGTCAAGGAAGCTCAGCTGCCGGAGAATCCATCATTAGGGAGGCCAAAGCAGAAACCCATAGACGCTCTGAAGAAGTTAAGCATAGGAATAGGGCGCAAGGAGCAGATGTAAAAAGCATAAACATGTGGAAATCGCCTCTGGCCTGGCAGGTCACTTTGTACATGGGGCTGCAATCCATGGTGTTTTATTGCATGGTTGCCTGGCTGCCGGACATTTTAATTCAAGCGGGGATGAATTCCGGTCAAGCAGGCTGGATGCTCTCCCTTATGCAGCTGGCCCTGATCCCCATGACCTTTGTGGGCTCTGTTCTTGCCGGGCGCAAGGCCAGCCAGCATTCATTGGTGACTTTCGGTTCGGTGTGCGTGATCATAGGGCTTTCGGGGCTGATCCTTTGGGGCGGGTCAGGGCTGACCTTTTTATGGATTATCATATTGGGAATTGGGGGAGGATTTACCTTCAGTCTGGCGATGATGCTCTTCAGCCTGCGCACGGAAAATGCGGATGAAGCGGCCAGGCTCTCCGGAATGGCGCAATCGATTGGCTATCTCCTGGCTGCCTTCGGCCCCATGTTTTTTGGATATTTGCATGATCTAACCGCTAACTGGACGATGCCCCTGATCATTCTGATCGCCGTCGCTGTTCTCTGCTGGGTTACCGGTTTTTGTGCATCAGGTGATCGGTATATCAGTGCAACTGTGAAAAATAGAGGGGGGCGATTATGA